In Pyrus communis chromosome 1, drPyrComm1.1, whole genome shotgun sequence, the following are encoded in one genomic region:
- the LOC137709866 gene encoding putative HVA22-like protein g, producing the protein MIGSFLTRTLVMALGYAYPAYECYKTVEKNKPEIEQLRFWCQYWILVAVLTVCERVGDAFVSWVPMYSEAKLLFIIYLWFPKTKGTTYVYDSFFRPYLAKHENEIDRNLLELRTRAGDMAILYWQRAASYSQTRIFDILQYVAAQSTPSPRPAQPQQGVRRQPPAGRQPPAASAPSRQAAATTQAQPEEPPSPTSSTSSSKDQKEIAEALASSPNPKPAPQAAGSVTLKATATAAASESSSQATPTEEVAPMQIDAVPSSSATEETNPPPKETVMEETIRVTRGRLRKARNAGSR; encoded by the exons ATGATAGGATCCTTTCTTACCAGAACACTTGT GATGGCTCTTGGATATGCTTATCCAGCTTATGAGTGCTACAAAACTGTTGAAAAGAACAAGCCAGAGATTGAACAGCTTCGCTTTTGGTGCCAGTATTG GATTTTGGTGGCTGTTTTGACTGTTTGTGAGAGAGTTGGTGATGCTTTTGTTTCATG ggTTCCAATGTATAGCGAAGCTAAGTTGCTCTTCATTATATATCTGTGGTTTCCTAAAACAAAG GGTACGACCTATGTGTATGATTCCTTCTTTAGACCATATCTTGCGAAgcatgaaaatgaaattgatagGAACTTGTTGGAACTGAGAACTAGAGCTGGTGACATGGCAATTTTGTATTGGCAAAGAGCTGCAAGCTATAGTCAGACGAGAATATTTGACATTTTGCAGTATGTTGCCGCACAATCGACACCAAGCCCTCGCCCTGCGCAG CCACAACAAGGTGTTAGGCGCCAACCGCCTGCTGGTCGCCAACCCCCTGCTGCTTCAGCTCCAAGTCGCCAAGCAGCTGCAACAACGCAAGCACAGCCTGAAGAACCGCCGTCTCCCACTTCCAGTACTTCTTCAAGCAAGGACCAAAAGGAGATTGCCGAAGCCTTAGCATCTTCACCAAACCCTAAACCTGCCCCGCAAGCAGCAGGTTCAGTTACTCTAAAAGCAACAGCAACAGCAGCTGCATCTGAATCATCGAGCCAAGCTACCCCAACTGAAGAGGTTGCACCAATGCAGATTGACGCAGTGCCATCCTCTTCAGCGACTGAAGAGACAAATCCTCCCCCGAAAGAGACAGTTATGGAGGAAACCATTCGGGTCACACGTGGAAGGTTGAGGAAAGCTCGTAATGCAGGAAGCCGTTGA